The Engystomops pustulosus chromosome 7, aEngPut4.maternal, whole genome shotgun sequence DNA window CTCCAACatcagaatagtaagtgcagatcTGGAGGATGTACTCAGTGCCTCCAACAGTAGAATAGTTAGTGCAGTTATACTCTATAATACAGTAGTGAATATTATAAGTCATACACTTAAAATATCATGCCCAGTTTTACAAGTCTCTGTGAGATCTCTATGAATGTTTTGCTTCAACGTCACTTCATTTAGGGTTCAAGGTAGTATTTAAGAAGACTTTTCTCCTGCCATGGGTTTTAATGCAGTCGAGGCGGCACATCTTGAACACTGATATCTGTACATGAAAATGTCAAGGATCTCTCTTTTTCTACAAAAGCTGACATACCATATTCCTAAGGATTTCTGCAGCTTTTGACAACTGAATGTTTTCACAAGTGCAGGAACAGCTGCAATGtatttttatcctttttatttttGCTGTCTGTGTAATCATCACGTGTAAACATGGCACAGTGTGCTTTGTATACTCTCCATACTCCAGCTTTTTCATGGTCACATCCGCCATATTGTACATAGACACTACAGATTTTGTAAacttaatatacaggcggtcccctacttaagaacacctgacttacatacgacccctagttacaaacgaacctctggattttggcaatttactgtactttagccttaggctactataaacagctataatagttatcactggtgtctaaaatgaattgttaatcctgattctaatgacaatcaaacatttttaaaatccaattgtcacagagaccaaaaaaaatttggctggggttacaatgataaagtatacagttccgacttgcatacaaattcaacttaagaacaaacctacagaccctatcttgtatgtaacccggggactgcctgtactaggcaTAAAACATTGAATAGAGGCTCGTTTTTTTCCCATGCAGGGTTATTCCTTTGTTGCCCCGTCTATCCTGTTCAAGCCCAATGCAGCCATCACAGATACGGTCCAGTACCACCTGGGAACAGAGCGTCCAGGAGTCACAAACATAGCAAGGAGTGCTATGATGAAGGTACAAGTGCAGATGTCATAACTTCATAATGCATCTCTCAGCTGCTGGCTTCTTTTATGGTGAGGGACGGCAGCAGCTGAAGTATAACAAAACTGACTACAATCAcagcccccagcagccacagagcATTATTGGTAGTCATCGAGCCAAAGTGTCAGATGTAATCCATTACTTAACCCAGCTGTATTAAAGTTATTGATATGACCCATATTGTAGACTCTGAAATGGTAAATCATGCTTCCCATGCACATTGCACCTTAGTTTGTCACAAATGCCATTTTGAAGACTTGGAAAACTGTGCCCCTTTGAGAGTCGCCCAGCTTTTCTAAAAGAACATATAACTAATGGATGGGTGTATGTATTTCCCTCTTCTATCCCAGATGACGTGTCTCCTTAGCTTACAGCACATATTACTTTGCTGTAGTGTAGTCTCCTCACAGACTTTCTTGGCTCTGATCTTGCTGGGGTTTTTTTTGGAATACACattccaataactttttttttcttgttaagtGCTAACTTGTGAACTGCATGCCTTTCATTTCCTGGCAGGACTCTCCCTTTTATCAGCACTATGAGCTCGATCTGAAGGAGAAGCCATTAGGAGAGGGTAGTTTTTCCATCTGTCGAAAATGTTTGCACAAAAAAACCAACCAGGAGTATGCTGTAAAGATAGTCAGTAAACGGTAAGTGGGCAAAATGTGTGAAAGTTCCATGATACCAGGGACACAGAGATGGTAGTGGGCCGCTAAGGGCAGTGGATTTCTCAAAAGCTAGAGGGGGAGGTGTGTTTTAGTCAAACGGCTCATGAGGGTAGTGTATATGTTTCCTCCTGTGTAATAACACCATTTAACCATTGAACAAATATGAGCATGCCTTTTATTGAAGCCCAAGTAATGTCATCACAGCACCAGTATGTAAGCTTTTAAACCCCTTAGATCAGCGATAGCTagccttttagacacagagtgcccaaactactatcaaaacccacttatttattgtagtGCTAACATAGCAATTTAAGCGGTAGCTTATTTTTATCTGTTTTGCCTCAGCTTTGAATCGTATAAGCGCACTGAGAACTCCAATACGTTAAAAGAAGGAGGGGACGTGTAAAATATTGTAGCATTGACAGAAAGAACCAAATGGGTTCACAGTAGGTAACCAGCCCTGTCCCACCACTCTTTCtcatcctgcagtctcaggcaaccAAGACTGTGTTGTGTCTGGGAGTGCAAGAGGAGGCCATGAGTCCTGTCTGATCAACTCAGTGCAATGGCCTAGGTGCCCAaacagagggctctgagtgccgcctctagcattcatgccataggttcgccaccactgccttaaatGTTAGATGCTCATTAACCCCAATGATGTCTGTAAGTTTGTATTGAATACTTCACTATAATACAAATATATTGCATCATAATATAAAATTAATCAGATGATCTAATCACATAGTAACAATATATGTATACTTTTCCCTTCAATAatctatatattataaatataaaaatatagtgataaaataaagaaaaatactgtatatactcaagtataagtcaacCAGAGTATAaacagaggcccctaattttaccactaataACTGTGAAAACTTAGACTTGAGTAAAAGCATAGGATgcaaaatgcattagtcacagcctccccgattaatataatgcccagcagcctcccccagtaataaaatgcccactgCAGCCCCCGAATAATGAAATTTCGGATGCagaccccctaataatgaaatgccaaACACAGCCtccctaataatgaaatgccctgcagcccctcagtgtataaaaaaaataaacttacatactcgcctTCTGATGCTCCGTGCGGCTCCTCTTCGCAGAGCGGGCAGAGACGTGATGCCGTTGCCACTGCTGTTGTAATAGTGTGCATCgaatggacgcgtctctgcccacTCTGTTACACGTGAagatgagaaggaagaggagctgcaCGGAGCATAGGaaagtgagtatgtaagtttaaaatttttttatacacttgtgtataaaccaagaggttttcagcacatttatacacgagtatatacgatatgttTATTTGTCCTTGTGTATCCATGCTAAGCTTATCTATAAAATCATCTTTATGTTTATGCCAGAAAAGGTTCTTAAATGATGCTACAAAAATACAGTAGTTTTACTTTTCCTCAATGCATTTGCACAGATGTAACTCTGGGTAAGTACAgaatatgtaatgtatgtacactatggggcagatttacttacccggctcattcgcaatccagcataaatgcggcgtttttccgaatccgtcgggttttcgttcggcccgcccccctcccgatttccgttgcgtgcatgccagcgccgatgcgccacaatccgatcgcgtgcgccaaaatcccggggcaattcagggaaaatcgtcgcaaatcggaaatattcgggtaacacgtcgggaaaacgcgaattgggccctaagtaaatgacccccagtgactccagcagcagaatggcgagtgcagctctggagtatattacaggatgtctCTCAGAATATTTAATGTATTGTATTTACGCTGTGACTCTTTAGAAGATAAACAATAAATCAAGGACATGGACATAATTATTAGGCTTATCGTATCTTTGCTTTTAAATCCATGGTCAAATTTCATTTGATCTTTAACTCTTTATCACTTTCAATGTCTCCTGTATTTAGAATGGAGAGTAACACCCAGAAAGAAATAGCAGCAATGAAATTGTGTGAAGGTCATCCAAATATAGTGAAGTTACAAGATGTACACCATGACCAGGTGAGTGAATATTGTCACCTTTTTCTAATTGTGTGGAAAATAATGTAATTTAGAGTTGAAAACCACTATAATTTACTCCATATAATCTCCATAGTATTTGGGATAGAACTTCACAATTACCCATCACAAACTTCCTcagaggatagatagatatatagatagatagatagacttatATGACACTGGATGTCCCATTTACTTGTAAATGTGTTCAGCTTTTTGGGATTTCAGTTATAGAAATAATCATTCTGTAATTTACAAATGGTTGTATCTTGTGTTAATCTGCCAATAATATATCATTTATGCCGGAAATGGCAGATAGCAGGGAGGAATATATTGTGATGAGTTCAATGTAGGACTGATGAATACAATTAATAGATTTTAGTCCCAATATGTAGACAAGTCTGGTGTCATTCGTGATGATTTGTGCAGGTTTACTCACCATGTCTCTTCTGTATATTTACTCAGCTACACACATTTCTAGTGATGGAGCTATTGAAAGGAGGGGAATTGTTTGAACGTATTAAGAAGAAGAAATCTTTTAGTGAGTCTGAAGCCAGCTACATCATGCGCAAACTGGTTTCAGCTGTCAGCCATATGCATGACGTTGGTGTTGTGCACAGGGATCTGAAGCCAGAGGTATTTATATCATAGTTTGTATTAATTTATAGTCCGAGCTTCACTTTCTCTTGAACTCCAAATCGCCTGCTTCATTGACACCGACCATATTTCAGCAACCACTAGGAACTGAATGCATgcatgtttatattttttgttaaaaccagCACAAATGCTTATCCATtagaatttaaagggaatctgtcaccagatctTACTCCATTAAACTACTGGCACCCTCAggtctctcttttatgtgaaatctcaccaatttacctgtaaaaaaattGCCTTCAAAGTCTtataaaaatgagcagagaagagtcattattttagaggctggaggtaaAGAGTCACTTCAGATGTCTCCTGTCTTTCATTTCTAAAGTACCTAGAAACAAGTAactatattaaagataagaatttaatctttaaccccttttcactgacgcttgttttcagcttaatgaccagacccaatttttcgaatctgacatgtgtcatgataattggttataaccttggaacgctttaacatatcaggtgattttgagatccATGGGGACACACTTacaagcatgactgcggcgtgcaaggggttaaacatccgGGATCGAGGTTTCCCCATCCGGGGTTTTAGCACCAGCTAGACCCGATTtcccgcaatcttcttctgacgcaccgCTGTAGAAAGCCGTCACATCAGaacaagtacccttaatgactgccgtggAAAGACAatagggcagtcattaaggggtgaAGGTGTCTTGTGAGCTACATAGCCGGAGATACAGGTAGTGAAAGAAATTATCAGGAAattgatctttatctgcagcttgctttttcagctatttttttgctgaaaaaaactgtcTGTATTTCCGGTTCTGTTGCTCATAGAAGTATGAGAATGCTTTCCACATGCATGGTGTATTTGGCAATAAACACTGTGTGGGGAAACGGACAATCTTTTCACCATTTCATGCACCCTGTGATGGGAGGAGGCCAAGTGGTGATGGGCGGAGCCAgcatagacaaaggcagaaaaagtttgggaacTGATTTTACTGGTGGCAGCAAGCAAATTTAAGCTGCGATGCCTGTGCTgtgcttttcaacaaaggcacaggggttaaggtttattgtgcctgttcttgatgacgggttcccttttatATCTAATTATTAGCGTCTTTAACATTCAATGTTTGTTTCACTgtcctatagaaccaaagattggGGATGTCTGAGTTACACTCTCACTGCAGCCTTAAAAATTGATTCATCTCAGGCTCTCTTCTGCTCTTTTCACCAAATTTTCACAAGATTCAGCAGAAGGAGCAGCGAGGCAAGTAACAAGTGCTTTGGGGAGCCTGTAATAGCCAGAGAGCCCGGAGGGGCCCTTATTACAACCCCTGAAACATTTGTGCTTTATTAACATAAAGATAACATGTCACATGTGTTACGCTACCAATATGTCTGTATTCACACTGCTGGGAACAAGAAGCATGAATGGTTAATAAAGATGTAagctgatggcagatttcctttaatccattTAAGGAACCCGTATaactactactcttatcatgcTCTGTAGCTTGCTCAGACTGTAACATATCACGTGTTAACTGAATATCTGgtgttttgtattgttatgtATGTTTTGTAATATTTCTCCCTGTGTTTCCCATTTGTTTTTTCTCTGCAGAATTTTCTATTCACAGATGAAAGTGATAATTCTGAAATCAAGATTATAGATTTTGGTTTTGCCCGGCTGAAGCCACCTGATAACCAGCCCCTGAAAACTCCCTGCTTTACTCTGCATTACGCCGCACCAGAACTCTTAAATGCAAATGGCTATGATGAGTCATGTGATCTTTGGAGTCTGGGGGTTATTTTAGTAAGTgaagcatttttaattttttgaacgATAGATGGCTGCTTATATAGGAAAATTCAGCAGGCGTTGTTAATGAGTACCTTGTACTAATCTTGGACCACAAGTTGCCAGGTAGATCCAACCTTTTCTCAGTActcctgaataaaattgtaaagtttcaTAAACTTTAAAGTTTGACATATTACTAAATATTAATCTGGGCCCCATGAGATGGCATCATTTGATAATGATGTGCTTTGACCATCTCATCTATAGAAACtttaagagattttttttttgtttgtaaaaaCGGCCCAGTAATTTCTCTTGGATAATAACTTTTACTAATAATCTTCACAGTATACAATGCTGTCGGGTCAGGTGCCTTTCCAATGTCATGAAAAGGCCATGATGTGCACCAGTGCTGAGGAAATTATGAAGAAAATTAAAGATGGGGACTTCACTTTTGAAGGAGAAGGCTGGAAAAATGTGTCCCAAGAGGCAAAGGATTTAATACAAGGTACAATTGTGACATATCTGAGCAGAAAACGTACATCTtaaaaatgaaagtttttttGTGTACGAAGcctaacatattttttttcccttttcttagGGCTTCTTACTGTAGATCCAAACAAAAGAATCAAGATGTCTACCCTGAGGTACAATGAATGGCTTCAGAATGGTAGTCAGTTATCTTCCAACCCACTAATGACCCCTGATATCctgggctcagcgggagcatcaGTGCACACTCATGTCAAAGCCACATTTCACGTAAGATTACATTTCAAGTTATGTGTTTGTAGCAGAAAAAGAGAGATCTATAACATAATTCAGTTGTAGCTATTGCCAGAATGATGAGACACATTTTTCATGCAGGCATTTTCCGTACAATGGCTTTCTATTCATTAGATTTTCTGTGTGGAAACGGTATTCACTGCAGGCGCCAATTTTTTTGGAATTGCAATGCCTATGCCCCGTCAGATCaaattcttttatgtttttttctttaatttaccAAAAGGGAAACTGGCCGGAGCGATTTGGAACATTAAAGCACTGACAGGTTCGTATGGACCGATGATTTCATGTCCCAAATCACCCAGTATGATTCTTTACGtggtcacattaaaaaaaaaaaaaaaaaaaaacacatttacctTATCCGGAGCTCCCAGCACCTGCGCATTGGAGCATGTGAAGCCTGGGTTGCACACTCTGGCTTCACTGTGcaaacactgtgggggtcatttacgaagggcccgattcgcggtttcccgacgtgttacccgaatatttccgatttgcgccgattttccctgtattgccccgggattttggagcacgcgatcggattttgtcgcgtcggcgccggcatgcacgcggcggaaatcgggggtgtggccgagcgaaaacccgacggattcagaaaaaccgccgcatttaaaacaataaaagggtcgcttgggacgcgcttaccttcacttggtccggcccggtgaagttgagtgcgttcagatgcttttcagcgcagcagtgccacctggtggacggcggaggaactaccttgatgaatgcCGGCCGGACCCatatccagcgcagagaacgcgccgctggatcgcaaacggaacgggtaagtaaatctgcccctgtatgttcgGTGCATGGACAATGAAACCACTATATTGTCCCAGCTTCACTCGCCGCAATGCGAGAGGAGGCATCAGGGCGGGATGTGCAGATATGAGTCCAATGTTCCTCATCGGACTCCAGGTGAgttcagtcccctacttaaggacacccaacttaaagatgacccctagttaaagactgacccatctgcccactgtgacctctggtgaagctttctcaatgctttactttagtcccaggcagcaatgatcagctgtaagttgtctgtaatgaagctttattgataatccttgcttgaattttagcaaaaaattttgaaactccaattgtcacaggcaaaaaattttttgtctggatctacaattataaaatgcacagattcgacttacatacaaaatcaacttaagaacaaacctatcttgtacttaacctggggactgcctgtatacaagtTGACCCTAAACCATAGGTCCATGTGGGGGAAGCATAGTTGGGTTTACTAGCTGTGATGCTGGTCTGTCTTGCAGGCACGGTCTTGTCCATGCCATAAAGCTGCTAatctagtttttttttccaggccttcaacaagTACAAGCGAGAAGGTTTCCTCCTCCAAAACGTGGACAAGGCTCCTCTGGCCAAGCGCAGGAAGATGAAAAAGACAAGCACAAGCACAGAGACCCGGAGCAGCTCCAGCGAGAGTTCTCACTCTTCCCACTCCCATGGTAAAACCTCTCCAACAAAGACTGTGCAGCCAGCAGGCCACAGCGACAGCAATAATCCTGACACTATCTTCCAGTTCACGGACTAGAGATACCAGAGAAGAGACCAAGACACAGAGGGGACTGCGCTGCAGAACGCCACTTGTAGGCTTGCAAGCAATTAGCCATTCTCTGTTTCTAAGAACCATTTGGTGCTGCAAGGGCTTATGGGAATGAGATGGACAGGGTGATCACTTTGGCATGGAAGCACTAGTGAGTAGTGCTGTGAACACCCTCCTTTCATTTCTCTCCTGCTCAGGAGTGAGGCGTTGTAAGAATTTATAAGGGCTGTTGCGGACAATCGCATATTTCGCCTTAATTAATCTGCGGCTGCTGGGAAGTCCGTAATTTATCAAAGAAAGGTTTGAGCTGCCTGCCTGGAATGAGCAGTCACCCTGGGTGGCTTTTATTTAGATATATAATACAGCAGGCCTATGCACCTTTGGCTCTCCAGCAGCGACCAGTAGCATGCTGAGACTTGTGATTCAAGGTCCcctcccttagagaattttgtcTTTTGTACTGTGAAAGGCGACACAATCTTTAATCCTTTGCTCTCCGCCTATCCCAGTCCTTCATTTCAAGTAGAGCCTAAACTAATGTTTCCAGCACGTTATCCTGCTCTCCGgttttaatcagttttttttacttaCCGGTATAATGATTCTTTTTAATTATTACAAGAAGACACTTGGACATGGTTCAGGTGAATCCTGCAGGCATCTACCTGTGGGGAGGAagctattatttttttaattgctttCTTTGAGCTTTACAATTGAAAAGTGCACTCTGTTTGAGAACTGAAGCTAGTAGAAATAGCAAACCTGCGTGTTTTA harbors:
- the RPS6KA5 gene encoding ribosomal protein S6 kinase alpha-5 isoform X1, with protein sequence MEGPSREGDLLTVTHELRSANLTGHAEKVGIENFELLKVLGTGAYGKVFLVRKISGHNSGKLYAMKVLKKATIIQKAKTAEHTRTERQVLEHIRQSPFLVTLHYAFQTDTKLHLILDYINGGELFTHLSQREKFTESEVQIYIGEIVLALEHLHKLGIIYRDIKLENILLDASGHVVLTDFGLSKEFLSDENERAYSFCGTIEYMAPEIVRGGDSGHDKAVDWWSLGVLMYELLTGASPFTVDGEKNSQAEISKRILRSDPPYPQEMSEMVKDLIRGLLMKDPKKRLGCGPSGSDEIKKHPFFQTLNWENLAAKKVPAPFKPVIKDELDVRNFAEEFTEMDPTYSPAALPMNADRIFQGYSFVAPSILFKPNAAITDTVQYHLGTERPGVTNIARSAMMKDSPFYQHYELDLKEKPLGEGSFSICRKCLHKKTNQEYAVKIVSKRMESNTQKEIAAMKLCEGHPNIVKLQDVHHDQLHTFLVMELLKGGELFERIKKKKSFSESEASYIMRKLVSAVSHMHDVGVVHRDLKPENFLFTDESDNSEIKIIDFGFARLKPPDNQPLKTPCFTLHYAAPELLNANGYDESCDLWSLGVILYTMLSGQVPFQCHEKAMMCTSAEEIMKKIKDGDFTFEGEGWKNVSQEAKDLIQGLLTVDPNKRIKMSTLRYNEWLQNGSQLSSNPLMTPDILGSAGASVHTHVKATFHAFNKYKREGFLLQNVDKAPLAKRRKMKKTSTSTETRSSSSESSHSSHSHGKTSPTKTVQPAGHSDSNNPDTIFQFTD
- the RPS6KA5 gene encoding ribosomal protein S6 kinase alpha-5 isoform X2, whose amino-acid sequence is MEGPSREGDLLTVTHELRSANLTGHAEKVGIENFELLKVLGTGDYINGGELFTHLSQREKFTESEVQIYIGEIVLALEHLHKLGIIYRDIKLENILLDASGHVVLTDFGLSKEFLSDENERAYSFCGTIEYMAPEIVRGGDSGHDKAVDWWSLGVLMYELLTGASPFTVDGEKNSQAEISKRILRSDPPYPQEMSEMVKDLIRGLLMKDPKKRLGCGPSGSDEIKKHPFFQTLNWENLAAKKVPAPFKPVIKDELDVRNFAEEFTEMDPTYSPAALPMNADRIFQGYSFVAPSILFKPNAAITDTVQYHLGTERPGVTNIARSAMMKDSPFYQHYELDLKEKPLGEGSFSICRKCLHKKTNQEYAVKIVSKRMESNTQKEIAAMKLCEGHPNIVKLQDVHHDQLHTFLVMELLKGGELFERIKKKKSFSESEASYIMRKLVSAVSHMHDVGVVHRDLKPENFLFTDESDNSEIKIIDFGFARLKPPDNQPLKTPCFTLHYAAPELLNANGYDESCDLWSLGVILYTMLSGQVPFQCHEKAMMCTSAEEIMKKIKDGDFTFEGEGWKNVSQEAKDLIQGLLTVDPNKRIKMSTLRYNEWLQNGSQLSSNPLMTPDILGSAGASVHTHVKATFHAFNKYKREGFLLQNVDKAPLAKRRKMKKTSTSTETRSSSSESSHSSHSHGKTSPTKTVQPAGHSDSNNPDTIFQFTD
- the RPS6KA5 gene encoding ribosomal protein S6 kinase alpha-5 isoform X3 → MKVLKKATIIQKAKTAEHTRTERQVLEHIRQSPFLVTLHYAFQTDTKLHLILDYINGGELFTHLSQREKFTESEVQIYIGEIVLALEHLHKLGIIYRDIKLENILLDASGHVVLTDFGLSKEFLSDENERAYSFCGTIEYMAPEIVRGGDSGHDKAVDWWSLGVLMYELLTGASPFTVDGEKNSQAEISKRILRSDPPYPQEMSEMVKDLIRGLLMKDPKKRLGCGPSGSDEIKKHPFFQTLNWENLAAKKVPAPFKPVIKDELDVRNFAEEFTEMDPTYSPAALPMNADRIFQGYSFVAPSILFKPNAAITDTVQYHLGTERPGVTNIARSAMMKDSPFYQHYELDLKEKPLGEGSFSICRKCLHKKTNQEYAVKIVSKRMESNTQKEIAAMKLCEGHPNIVKLQDVHHDQLHTFLVMELLKGGELFERIKKKKSFSESEASYIMRKLVSAVSHMHDVGVVHRDLKPENFLFTDESDNSEIKIIDFGFARLKPPDNQPLKTPCFTLHYAAPELLNANGYDESCDLWSLGVILYTMLSGQVPFQCHEKAMMCTSAEEIMKKIKDGDFTFEGEGWKNVSQEAKDLIQGLLTVDPNKRIKMSTLRYNEWLQNGSQLSSNPLMTPDILGSAGASVHTHVKATFHAFNKYKREGFLLQNVDKAPLAKRRKMKKTSTSTETRSSSSESSHSSHSHGKTSPTKTVQPAGHSDSNNPDTIFQFTD